Proteins co-encoded in one Xyrauchen texanus isolate HMW12.3.18 chromosome 19, RBS_HiC_50CHRs, whole genome shotgun sequence genomic window:
- the LOC127659611 gene encoding heparan sulfate glucosamine 3-O-sulfotransferase 1-like, whose product MAVVIFALLLFLTQTPPIAPRPTSAPPTNATRQLPDIIIIGVRKGGTRALIEMLSLHSAVVTARHEVHFFDWDSHYRRGLDWYRSQMPYARPGQLTVEKTPAYFTSNGVPERVLQMNPDVKLLLIVREPTERLLSDYTQVSHNRLEKHKRQQPLETLLLRDGQLNLNYKALNRSLYHVHLQRWLGVFPRDRLHLVDGDALIRDPLPEMKKVEEFLQLDPQINASNFYFNKTKGFFCLRDGGRERCLHSSKGREHPQVAPEILQKLYEYFDEPNRKFFELVGRTFDWK is encoded by the coding sequence ATGGCCGTCGTGATCTTCGCTTTGCTGTTGTTCCTCACTCAAACTCCTCCCATCGCTCCGCGACCTACCTCTGCCCCGCCCACAAACGCCACACGCCAGCTGcctgacatcatcatcatcggcGTGAGGAAGGGCGGAACACGTGCTCTGATCGAGATGTTGAGTCTCCACAGTGCTGTCGTCACCGCTCGGCACGAGGTTCACTTCTTCGACTGGGACAGTCACTACCGGCGCGGTCTGGACTGGTACCGCTCGCAGATGCCCTACGCACGACCGGGCCAACTGACGGTGGAGAAAACACCCGCGTACTTCACCTCCAATGGGGTCCCGGAGCGCGTTCTGCAGATGAACCCGGACGTCAAGCTGCTGCTGATCGTACGAGAGCCGACGGAGCGTCTGCTTTCGGATTACACGCAGGTGTCCCACAACCGTCTGGAGAAACACAAACGACAGCAACCGTTGGAGACGCTGCTGCTGCGCGACGGACAGCTGAACCTCAACTATAAAGCCCTGAACCGCAGTCTGTACCACGTCCACCTGCAGCGCTGGCTCGGCGTGTTCCCTAGAGACCGTTTACACCTGGTGGACGGAGACGCGCTCATCAGAGATCCTCTGCCGGAGATGAAGAAGGTGGAGGAGTTCCTTCAGTTAGACCCGCAGATCAACGCCTCCAACTTTTACTTCAACAAGACCAAAGGGTTCTTCTGTCTGCGGGACGGCGGTCGAGAGAGGTGTTTGCACAGCTCGAAAGGTCGAGAACACCCTCAAGTGGCGCCTGAAATCCTCCAGAAACTCTACGAATACTTTGACGAACCGAACAGGAAGTTCTTCGAGCTGGTCGGAAGGACGTTTGACTGGAAGTAG